The Legionella sp. PATHC032 genome has a window encoding:
- the traU gene encoding conjugal transfer pilus assembly protein TraU, translated as MKAFFILIAFLASGLTQAGSCHGRFVNPITDVCWSCLFPFSLGQANLVSSNHLPDTKNPKLPVCECPGNPIPRLGLTMGYWEPVNLVDVTRTPFCLVNLGGISLNFGKYYRKGAVETDSNLSNQSFYHVHWYKFPLMYWLNVLTDGICVEKGDFDIAYPSELDVMWNDDELGFVINPEAVLFGSLPAQAACAADSSTALLGSAIDKLFWCAGAQGSMYPLTGHVQEHVGGVQASVLLSERMNFKLHRQGLLEDTVGLDDSTSSAKSICHTHYSPILPKSRYRYQMVNPLPTTNACYPLGRATTLWEAGHEYPFKGEDFGYLIWRKRNCCAF; from the coding sequence ATGAAAGCCTTTTTTATTCTTATTGCTTTTTTAGCTTCTGGGTTGACCCAAGCAGGATCTTGTCATGGTCGTTTTGTAAATCCCATTACTGATGTCTGTTGGTCGTGTTTGTTCCCGTTCAGTTTAGGGCAAGCTAATCTCGTTTCCTCCAATCATTTGCCAGACACTAAAAATCCCAAACTGCCTGTTTGTGAATGCCCAGGAAATCCTATACCGAGATTGGGATTAACAATGGGTTATTGGGAGCCTGTTAACTTAGTGGATGTAACCAGAACCCCATTTTGCTTAGTTAATTTAGGGGGAATTTCTTTAAATTTTGGCAAGTATTACCGCAAAGGTGCGGTGGAAACAGATAGTAATTTATCCAATCAATCATTTTACCACGTGCACTGGTACAAGTTCCCATTGATGTATTGGTTGAATGTGTTAACTGATGGGATTTGTGTTGAAAAAGGAGACTTTGACATTGCTTATCCGAGTGAATTGGATGTGATGTGGAATGACGATGAGCTGGGTTTCGTCATTAATCCTGAGGCGGTATTGTTTGGTAGTTTACCCGCACAAGCGGCTTGCGCTGCTGATTCAAGTACCGCTTTATTGGGCAGTGCCATTGACAAACTCTTTTGGTGCGCAGGAGCTCAGGGAAGCATGTACCCTTTAACGGGGCATGTGCAAGAACATGTTGGCGGGGTTCAGGCATCAGTCTTACTGTCTGAGCGTATGAATTTTAAACTGCACCGCCAGGGACTATTGGAAGACACAGTAGGACTTGACGATTCGACAAGCAGCGCAAAATCCATTTGTCATACTCATTATTCCCCTATTTTGCCCAAATCACGTTACCGCTATCAAATGGTCAATCCTTTACCGACTACTAATGCCTGTTATCCCCTTGGGCGTGCTACGACCCTATGGGAGGCAGGGCACGAATATCCGTTTAAGGGCGAGGATTTTGGGTATCTGATCTGGCGCAAACGCAATTGTTGCGCCTTTTAA
- the trbC gene encoding type-F conjugative transfer system pilin assembly protein TrbC — MKTIRMNTSFLVALFLLSFPALAEDEAYIASIEANTKNRANAFTNEIKQISKSLETSEKSGQIAEFTGEMHQVIKTQEPIVTHLKKVSQVLVFLSFSMPEKSLKAWLLQCKKSGATPVIRGLIHNSFKETMTAIQTLSKKTGIGMQLDPILFKTFDIAMVPAVVYVKDTPACPANMDCKPVSYDSLYGDVSLDYALEKMRGDEQSEDPVLDQMILRLRGELI; from the coding sequence ATGAAAACAATACGAATGAACACTTCTTTCTTGGTTGCATTATTTTTGTTGTCATTTCCTGCACTTGCAGAAGATGAAGCCTATATTGCGTCTATTGAGGCGAATACAAAAAATCGCGCCAATGCTTTTACAAATGAAATAAAGCAAATCAGTAAGTCTCTTGAGACTTCAGAAAAATCGGGTCAAATTGCAGAATTTACCGGCGAGATGCATCAAGTCATAAAAACACAGGAGCCCATTGTAACCCACTTAAAAAAAGTCAGTCAGGTACTCGTGTTCTTATCGTTTTCAATGCCAGAAAAAAGTCTAAAAGCCTGGCTTTTACAATGTAAAAAAAGTGGAGCAACACCTGTGATTCGGGGACTAATTCATAATTCGTTTAAAGAAACGATGACGGCTATTCAAACGCTCAGTAAAAAAACAGGAATTGGGATGCAGCTTGATCCTATTCTTTTTAAAACCTTTGATATCGCTATGGTTCCTGCAGTGGTTTATGTGAAAGACACCCCTGCTTGTCCTGCCAATATGGATTGCAAACCGGTGAGTTACGACAGTCTTTATGGTGATGTATCGCTGGACTATGCTTTGGAAAAAATGAGGGGAGATGAGCAGTCAGAAGACCCCGTGTTGGATCAAATGATTCTTCGGTTAAGAGGGGAATTAATCTAA
- a CDS encoding conjugal transfer protein TraH: MKKILLSCGLIGALGIGQVYSKSIGEDLTGYFKALNMGANVTEPHAYQAQRAGFYTGGNLYARSSVRNLQIMRLSWPKVSAGCGGIDATLGGFSHIKGKEFVDFTKNILNNSQGLAFQLALEQATPLLGNVATKLQNVATWVNQTNISSCATAESAVLGLAPRTRIAQQHACQSIGQSKNLFSDWAEARQGCGKGSSNYDYDRVINENSSNEQVVDNTNVAWNALKKNGLFADDIELAQLMMTLSGTLILTRDAEGVHVQRLSSLVSNNNLISALLRGGEVKIYQCDEKVKCLQPTLTSKNIDISHGLESKVRDLILDMASKIKDNVEQSEAAKGLIESTQYPVMKMVSVQMAFMKDSAVIDTTRYSEAIAIDILFQYLNENLQLVKQAAGALQYPEAIMKEFQTDLTQARRDLVQMEGSAHQRMSMAMQMIQETQTIEQMLVGEFSSELTQSLSWANQMR; this comes from the coding sequence ATGAAAAAAATTCTTCTGTCTTGTGGGTTAATCGGTGCACTTGGCATCGGACAAGTGTACAGCAAATCAATAGGTGAGGATTTAACTGGTTATTTTAAAGCTCTTAATATGGGCGCGAATGTAACAGAGCCGCATGCTTACCAAGCGCAGCGTGCTGGTTTTTATACTGGCGGTAATTTATACGCTAGAAGCAGCGTACGTAATCTGCAAATCATGCGTTTGAGCTGGCCTAAAGTGTCCGCAGGCTGTGGCGGCATAGATGCCACGTTAGGTGGGTTTTCTCACATCAAAGGTAAAGAATTTGTCGATTTTACCAAGAATATATTGAACAACTCACAAGGTCTTGCCTTCCAATTGGCCCTAGAGCAAGCAACTCCTCTTTTAGGTAATGTGGCAACCAAATTACAAAACGTGGCTACCTGGGTGAACCAAACCAATATCAGCTCGTGCGCAACCGCGGAAAGTGCCGTACTGGGTTTAGCCCCACGCACCCGTATTGCACAACAACATGCCTGCCAATCCATCGGTCAATCCAAAAATCTCTTTTCAGACTGGGCCGAGGCACGACAAGGCTGTGGTAAAGGCTCCAGTAATTATGATTACGACAGAGTGATTAATGAAAACAGCAGCAATGAGCAGGTAGTTGATAATACCAATGTGGCGTGGAATGCGTTAAAGAAAAACGGCTTATTTGCAGATGATATCGAATTAGCTCAACTCATGATGACCTTATCAGGCACCTTAATTCTGACTCGCGATGCAGAAGGGGTGCATGTCCAACGCCTGTCTTCCTTAGTAAGTAATAACAATTTAATCAGCGCTCTTTTACGCGGTGGCGAGGTAAAAATCTATCAATGTGATGAAAAGGTCAAATGCTTACAACCCACCTTAACCAGTAAAAACATTGATATCAGTCATGGTCTTGAATCAAAAGTTCGTGATCTGATTTTGGATATGGCAAGCAAGATTAAAGACAATGTGGAGCAAAGTGAGGCCGCTAAAGGATTAATTGAGTCCACACAATATCCGGTGATGAAAATGGTCAGCGTTCAAATGGCCTTTATGAAGGACAGTGCAGTGATTGACACTACACGTTACTCAGAAGCCATTGCCATCGATATTTTATTTCAATATTTGAATGAAAACCTGCAACTCGTTAAACAAGCAGCAGGAGCTCTGCAATATCCAGAAGCAATAATGAAAGAGTTTCAAACTGATCTCACCCAGGCTCGTCGCGACTTGGTTCAAATGGAAGGTAGCGCGCATCAGCGAATGAGCATGGCGATGCAGATGATTCAAGAAACTCAAACCATCGAGCAAATGCTTGTAGGCGAATTTTCATCAGAGCTCACTCAGTCTTTGAGTTGGGCTAATCAAATGAGGTGA
- the traW gene encoding type-F conjugative transfer system protein TraW, which produces MKKLLLIICMLYLPFAEAKDYGVFGKTFEIAEIDFLEYIQQKMKGMQVNGEWKTVQSEFKKRVKEHVARPTPIRLPRAEDNRTWFFNPSLAVPYDVKDSHGQVIVKQGTVINPLDRVGLSSTLLFFDGDDEAQVAWVTQELTQHQKVKLILTSGSVKEVANQLKQAIYFDLNGFLVAKFQIKYLPARVFQAGKRLQINEVTV; this is translated from the coding sequence GTGAAAAAGCTTCTGTTGATTATTTGCATGCTCTATCTCCCTTTTGCAGAGGCTAAAGACTATGGTGTCTTTGGCAAAACCTTTGAAATTGCTGAAATAGATTTTTTAGAGTACATCCAGCAAAAAATGAAGGGGATGCAGGTTAATGGGGAATGGAAGACCGTACAATCTGAGTTTAAAAAACGGGTAAAAGAACATGTGGCACGCCCAACACCTATTCGTTTGCCGAGAGCAGAAGACAATAGAACGTGGTTTTTTAATCCATCACTTGCTGTGCCTTACGATGTGAAGGACAGTCACGGCCAAGTGATTGTTAAACAAGGCACTGTAATTAACCCCCTGGATAGAGTGGGCTTGAGTAGCACTCTCCTGTTTTTTGACGGGGATGATGAGGCACAGGTTGCATGGGTTACCCAGGAATTAACGCAGCACCAAAAAGTAAAATTAATCCTCACCTCAGGCTCTGTAAAGGAAGTTGCGAATCAATTAAAGCAAGCTATTTATTTTGATTTAAATGGATTTTTGGTTGCCAAATTTCAAATAAAGTATTTGCCGGCGCGGGTTTTTCAAGCAGGGAAGCGGTTGCAAATTAATGAGGTGACTGTATGA
- a CDS encoding conjugal transfer protein TraG N-terminal domain-containing protein, giving the protein MAVTMQIYTITGGELLKAFYNATAAMFHYDGILGIFRTALIIGGVWTVGQFIVKRDVRSMFFFILKYAFVISFILTPTCNLQIHDRTDPLRPDLTVDNVPLVLGVVGGLSSQLSDKITRLFEFFFHSPNDMDYSQTGMIMGAKLFLSASNIKITDPLFNANMQKFMQQCVFYDVMYGRYGLKDINQARDIWELVKSNASVARGFIYDGSFKSCMEAASLLDSAWSGVIEDAKSKYAGFAFGNHSDALANFEKYLPQAYNHLTAMSGDAAALIRQNMMANAIRDGVFSMGARVNSKAAIDSFSASRAQDKIPAALSNIGLMSAYWLPMLQSLLFCIVIGCFIFVLFFFPFPSGISFFQFYATLYVWLALWAPMFTVINYIMTILAQFSLSFVSTGATTLAYQTGMNQVYENMAALGGYLVLATTTLSYMLISRHVGSFVSLTQQPTGIVQNAASSAAEEAQMGNYSYGNTSFANHNGFNSSSFHNDQNARISLGGIETSLDSGSIARISRDGSETLTMATATSHTPLNIQLGESTRSAFSELSDSAKSAGFNKSIASSEHYAASLRSLAELGETQSHGEQSGQGHQISTSAGFNAAASKISNLIDTFAHDHNISRDDATKVLSAASINLGGSFGFGTGSAVPGAKGNIEIGGNVRHERDKSESHQDARLMNEARRFSEEHHFTDVVNEARQATKDDHFRTSDDFSGRLANNFSAGFDKSMQYRDEAVASFSESESYHRQATTSSEQTASINLDAQTGFIDWLSHHRAPNSQGTIGLQQAEWLIRHDPELAQSYARQFVGEKTAQSISQFQKNHPINESQVHQKNEGFKSRIAGSAGVDHALGDYTNTFNDRAKNINAGSVNKDSVSAVDKDFARAKSEMSKNVEGIVQDGSQVMQDVIVAQANKDVK; this is encoded by the coding sequence ATGGCTGTTACGATGCAAATTTATACGATTACCGGTGGTGAGTTACTTAAGGCGTTTTATAACGCCACCGCAGCTATGTTTCACTATGATGGAATACTTGGGATTTTTAGAACAGCACTGATTATTGGTGGGGTTTGGACTGTTGGCCAATTTATTGTAAAACGTGATGTGCGCAGTATGTTCTTCTTTATTTTAAAATATGCTTTTGTTATTTCATTTATTCTAACACCTACCTGCAATTTGCAAATCCACGATAGAACTGATCCTCTGCGACCAGATTTAACGGTTGATAACGTGCCCTTAGTTTTGGGTGTTGTAGGAGGATTAAGCAGTCAGCTAAGTGATAAAATAACCCGGCTTTTTGAATTCTTCTTTCATTCACCTAACGATATGGATTACAGCCAAACAGGCATGATCATGGGTGCGAAGCTCTTTTTATCAGCAAGTAATATAAAAATAACCGATCCGTTGTTTAATGCAAACATGCAAAAGTTCATGCAGCAATGCGTGTTCTATGATGTGATGTATGGACGATATGGCTTAAAAGACATTAATCAAGCAAGAGATATTTGGGAATTGGTTAAATCCAATGCCTCTGTTGCTCGTGGGTTTATTTACGATGGTTCATTTAAATCGTGTATGGAAGCCGCTAGTTTATTAGACAGTGCCTGGAGTGGCGTGATTGAAGATGCCAAATCTAAGTATGCAGGTTTTGCTTTTGGCAATCATTCAGATGCCCTAGCTAATTTCGAAAAATACTTACCTCAAGCTTATAATCATTTAACCGCCATGTCAGGTGATGCCGCAGCACTTATTCGGCAAAATATGATGGCCAACGCCATTCGCGATGGCGTGTTTTCTATGGGCGCACGTGTGAATTCAAAAGCGGCCATAGACAGTTTTTCAGCCAGTCGAGCACAGGATAAAATACCCGCGGCACTCAGCAACATTGGACTAATGTCCGCCTATTGGTTGCCCATGTTGCAAAGTCTTTTATTTTGCATTGTTATAGGGTGTTTTATTTTTGTCTTGTTTTTTTTCCCCTTTCCCTCCGGCATTTCTTTTTTTCAATTTTACGCAACACTGTATGTCTGGCTTGCCCTATGGGCACCGATGTTTACTGTTATTAACTACATCATGACTATTTTGGCGCAGTTTTCATTGTCCTTTGTGTCAACAGGGGCGACTACTTTGGCCTACCAAACAGGCATGAATCAAGTCTATGAAAATATGGCTGCCTTGGGAGGCTACTTAGTCTTGGCGACAACCACATTGAGTTATATGTTAATCAGTCGACACGTGGGTAGTTTTGTATCACTCACGCAACAACCAACAGGTATTGTTCAAAATGCCGCCTCCTCTGCGGCAGAAGAAGCACAAATGGGAAATTACAGCTACGGAAATACCAGTTTTGCTAATCATAATGGGTTTAATAGCAGTTCTTTTCATAACGATCAAAACGCCAGAATATCATTGGGTGGTATTGAAACAAGCCTTGATAGTGGTTCAATTGCGCGAATATCGCGTGATGGCAGTGAAACACTGACGATGGCAACTGCGACCTCGCATACCCCGCTTAATATTCAATTAGGAGAAAGCACGCGATCTGCATTTTCTGAATTATCCGACAGTGCTAAAAGTGCTGGGTTCAATAAATCAATTGCTTCATCAGAGCACTATGCGGCATCACTCAGAAGCCTGGCAGAGCTTGGTGAAACGCAATCACATGGGGAACAAAGTGGGCAGGGACACCAAATATCCACTTCAGCAGGCTTTAATGCGGCGGCATCAAAAATATCCAATCTCATTGATACCTTTGCTCACGATCATAATATTTCTCGGGATGACGCGACTAAAGTTTTAAGTGCTGCCAGTATTAATTTAGGAGGATCGTTTGGTTTTGGAACCGGTTCTGCAGTACCTGGGGCAAAGGGTAATATTGAGATTGGGGGAAATGTGCGTCATGAACGGGACAAATCAGAATCCCATCAAGACGCACGCTTGATGAATGAAGCGCGGCGCTTTAGTGAGGAACACCATTTTACAGATGTGGTGAATGAGGCAAGACAAGCCACCAAGGACGATCATTTCCGCACTTCTGATGATTTTAGTGGACGCTTGGCTAATAACTTTTCAGCAGGCTTTGATAAATCTATGCAGTATCGAGATGAAGCTGTGGCGAGTTTTTCCGAATCAGAGAGTTATCACCGACAAGCAACTACTTCCAGCGAACAAACAGCATCTATTAATCTTGATGCTCAAACAGGATTTATTGATTGGTTATCACATCATCGTGCACCTAATAGTCAGGGCACTATTGGGTTGCAACAGGCAGAATGGCTAATTCGTCACGATCCTGAATTAGCTCAGTCTTATGCAAGACAATTTGTTGGTGAAAAAACCGCGCAATCAATCAGCCAATTTCAAAAAAATCATCCTATTAACGAAAGTCAAGTGCACCAAAAAAATGAAGGATTTAAAAGTCGTATTGCAGGTAGTGCGGGGGTTGATCATGCCCTTGGGGATTATACCAATACGTTCAATGACCGAGCAAAGAACATCAATGCAGGAAGCGTCAATAAAGATTCGGTTAGTGCAGTTGATAAGGATTTTGCACGCGCCAAGTCAGAGATGTCCAAGAATGTTGAGGGCATAGTGCAAGACGGGTCGCAAGTCATGCAGGATGTCATCGTTGCCCAGGCAAACAAGGACGTAAAATGA
- the traN gene encoding type-F conjugative transfer system mating-pair stabilization protein TraN: MKGFVLVFLILCSQVFALDLNQAYQEGVQTGTSHTNQSIDLLKALDLSQFPGYQANLPQEHYYSGVTQASTGLEADSQTAVAQNDAGKAVGESFNHRPLYQVNPASESMQKLNQIAENGDAIMHGQNTDKTTCSLKPKECHYSWQEKTCLSSKVLGVLHCARHLRLDVSPYKTESYSLYLRKGGMRNTPFKVSVNLAQADTCQQGKTPCYTIYKDLAPAPAILLPANCAMVKVSFLDEKKLVVVEQTATCANPTLSLSVGNCRFGRCTVPYVHSVSMTVEIYESKEYWDDQCQHLQNKEKEGLCHITEPLTCTEPNQTRIIGDVPLTRPCWKERASYTCGGSQEQNTCDNLVNQGCEQTASTCVKEEAGLCTTHQQTYQCPINQCTDNQLLCGEDAFCLDGNCAKHELTPANEDDFKKAMSTLSAASDASKDFDGNANFIFKGQLLECSTTMLHFKNCCSDKGWGLDLELAQCSDAEKKLGKARENKLVVPTGEYCFKRKKLPIGSVCVDHHQTYCVFQSKLARMVQVQGRRDQLHIGFGQNKYSNCSGITPEQLQLIHFEAIDFSEFYEEVKNKQKQPDYQQTANGISQRLNQFYNQGDING, encoded by the coding sequence ATGAAAGGCTTCGTTTTAGTTTTTTTAATCCTTTGTTCACAGGTTTTTGCACTTGATTTGAATCAGGCGTATCAAGAAGGCGTTCAGACCGGAACAAGCCATACCAATCAATCCATTGATTTATTAAAAGCACTGGATCTGAGCCAGTTTCCTGGCTATCAAGCCAATCTGCCGCAAGAACATTATTATAGTGGCGTCACGCAGGCAAGCACAGGTCTTGAAGCCGATTCGCAAACTGCCGTGGCTCAGAATGATGCAGGAAAGGCAGTAGGCGAAAGTTTTAATCATCGCCCCTTGTATCAAGTAAATCCTGCCTCGGAATCAATGCAAAAGTTAAATCAAATCGCGGAAAATGGAGATGCGATTATGCATGGTCAAAATACCGATAAAACCACCTGCTCTTTAAAACCCAAAGAATGCCATTACTCATGGCAGGAAAAAACATGCCTGTCTAGCAAGGTATTAGGTGTATTGCATTGTGCAAGACACTTAAGGTTAGATGTTTCCCCCTACAAAACAGAAAGTTACAGTCTATACCTGCGAAAAGGAGGTATGAGGAATACCCCTTTTAAAGTCTCAGTTAATCTGGCACAAGCGGATACCTGCCAACAAGGCAAAACTCCTTGCTATACGATTTATAAGGATTTAGCACCAGCACCAGCGATTCTATTGCCTGCCAATTGCGCCATGGTGAAGGTCAGTTTCCTTGATGAAAAGAAATTAGTGGTTGTTGAGCAAACAGCTACATGCGCCAATCCCACCCTATCATTGTCTGTTGGCAATTGTCGATTCGGTCGCTGCACAGTGCCCTATGTTCACTCCGTTTCGATGACGGTAGAAATTTATGAAAGCAAAGAGTATTGGGACGACCAATGCCAACATTTGCAAAACAAAGAAAAAGAGGGGTTGTGTCATATTACTGAGCCTCTAACATGCACTGAGCCCAATCAAACACGGATTATTGGCGATGTTCCATTGACCCGCCCTTGCTGGAAAGAGAGAGCATCCTACACCTGTGGTGGTAGTCAGGAGCAAAATACGTGCGATAACCTAGTTAATCAAGGATGTGAGCAGACTGCTTCAACTTGTGTGAAAGAAGAAGCAGGACTTTGCACAACCCATCAGCAAACGTATCAATGCCCGATAAACCAATGTACTGACAACCAACTGTTGTGTGGCGAGGATGCTTTTTGTTTGGATGGTAATTGCGCGAAACATGAACTAACCCCAGCCAATGAAGACGATTTTAAAAAAGCAATGTCCACCTTATCCGCCGCCTCGGATGCCTCAAAAGACTTTGATGGCAATGCCAATTTTATTTTCAAAGGTCAATTGCTTGAATGTTCAACAACAATGCTCCATTTTAAAAATTGTTGCAGTGATAAGGGGTGGGGTCTGGATCTTGAGCTGGCACAGTGTAGTGATGCTGAGAAAAAACTGGGAAAAGCTCGAGAAAACAAACTGGTAGTACCTACGGGTGAATATTGTTTTAAACGCAAAAAACTCCCTATTGGCTCGGTCTGTGTCGATCATCACCAGACTTACTGTGTCTTCCAATCTAAATTAGCCCGTATGGTTCAAGTACAAGGAAGACGTGATCAGTTACATATTGGTTTTGGCCAAAATAAATATTCAAATTGCTCGGGTATTACGCCTGAGCAATTGCAATTAATTCACTTCGAAGCCATTGATTTTTCAGAATTTTATGAGGAGGTAAAAAATAAACAAAAACAACCGGATTACCAACAGACTGCCAATGGAATAAGCCAGCGCCTTAATCAATTTTACAATCAAGGAGACATCAATGGCTAG
- the trbB gene encoding type-F conjugative transfer system pilin assembly thiol-disulfide isomerase TrbB, producing MRNKLAIFLILGTLFSSSLYADIDNAPLHALAKHQGFFFFFSSSCPHCQRFAPTLKRLSQHYGFSVVAISVDGGFLPSFPDAVMNEGQTKVFQVSVYPSLFLINPKSQVASLVTEGTIDEGELTNRLLKISQIHDKEVPL from the coding sequence ATGCGCAATAAATTAGCTATTTTTCTAATATTAGGAACGTTATTTTCATCAAGCCTATACGCCGATATTGATAATGCACCGCTTCATGCCCTTGCCAAACATCAAGGATTTTTCTTTTTTTTCAGTTCGAGTTGTCCTCATTGTCAACGCTTTGCACCCACGCTCAAACGCTTGAGTCAACACTATGGCTTTAGCGTAGTTGCTATTTCTGTTGATGGAGGCTTTTTACCATCCTTTCCTGATGCGGTGATGAATGAAGGACAAACGAAGGTATTTCAAGTCAGTGTTTATCCTTCTCTTTTTTTGATTAACCCAAAGAGCCAAGTGGCGAGTCTTGTTACTGAAGGCACTATTGATGAAGGCGAACTAACCAATCGGTTACTAAAAATTAGCCAGATACATGACAAAGAGGTGCCTTTATGA
- the traF gene encoding type-F conjugative transfer system pilin assembly protein TraF codes for MARWFFVLLVSVSPFLYAEQPYLNEHEEGWYWHKDPKEEVKNKPQTESVAPSHVSKPADPDKTWKLIGNRVQQARAQAILNPTPENIARARRLQRLIVAQANLFSEKWMLDLLINPDQDESLINPSSSAARDIYNQQNSMQKEKAITQISQTSGLLYFYEGGEPFSERMAQVVSDFANSYHMTVIPIAMTNRISPMLPNSRVDSGQATQMGVKHIPAVFALNPVSKKTMPVAYGLVSQSELKENILMASNAFQSGDYNAQ; via the coding sequence ATGGCTAGATGGTTTTTTGTTTTGTTGGTTAGCGTGAGTCCTTTTTTGTACGCCGAGCAGCCTTATCTTAATGAGCATGAGGAAGGTTGGTATTGGCATAAGGATCCCAAAGAGGAAGTCAAGAATAAACCACAAACCGAGTCAGTGGCACCTTCACATGTAAGTAAACCTGCCGATCCTGATAAAACATGGAAATTGATTGGTAATAGAGTGCAACAGGCTCGCGCACAAGCTATTTTAAATCCAACTCCTGAAAATATTGCTCGTGCAAGACGATTACAACGATTGATTGTGGCACAGGCTAATCTGTTTTCTGAGAAATGGATGCTCGATCTGCTAATAAACCCCGATCAGGATGAAAGTCTTATTAATCCGAGCAGTAGTGCAGCACGTGATATCTACAACCAGCAAAACAGCATGCAAAAGGAAAAGGCGATTACTCAAATTAGTCAAACATCTGGTTTGTTGTATTTCTATGAAGGTGGTGAACCATTTAGCGAGCGCATGGCCCAAGTAGTGAGTGATTTTGCGAACAGTTATCACATGACTGTTATTCCAATTGCCATGACCAATCGCATCTCCCCGATGTTACCTAACTCACGAGTTGATTCCGGTCAGGCAACTCAGATGGGTGTTAAACACATTCCTGCGGTTTTTGCTCTTAATCCAGTATCTAAAAAAACCATGCCAGTTGCTTATGGCTTAGTCAGCCAGTCGGAATTGAAGGAAAACATTTTAATGGCAAGCAACGCTTTTCAATCGGGAGATTACAATGCGCAATAA
- a CDS encoding TrbI F-type domain-containing protein, which yields MFKTTQVSLLTALITSILVNGIFFSALRRPDIATIDILSITSQFIKEEAQKNHSNLEKEAEIKAFSHRLESALQDLSHSKSLVLLPREAVIKGSTDYTATLMTMIKLEHKS from the coding sequence ATGTTTAAGACAACTCAAGTATCTCTTTTGACCGCACTCATCACCAGTATCTTAGTTAATGGGATTTTTTTTAGTGCTTTGAGGCGGCCAGATATTGCAACCATTGATATCTTGTCAATCACCTCCCAATTTATCAAAGAGGAAGCGCAAAAAAATCATTCCAACCTTGAGAAAGAAGCAGAAATTAAAGCATTTTCGCATCGTTTGGAATCAGCGTTACAAGACTTGTCCCATTCCAAATCGTTGGTGTTATTACCAAGAGAAGCGGTCATTAAAGGCAGCACTGATTATACAGCCACCCTCATGACGATGATCAAATTGGAGCATAAATCGTGA